The nucleotide window CTGTATTCGGGCCACTTGGACCTTGCCCAATATCCCAGAAATTTTCTTCTATACGAATAATTCTCTCTACCGGAACTCCTACTTCATTTTTCCAAACCTGATAAGCTTCTTCATCTTCAGGATGTACCGTCACTGACAGTTTTTCTTCGTCAAGGTTCAACCATCGCTCATCAGTTAGAAACTCCCATCCCCAGATCATTGCTTCCTTTTTAAAATAGTCTCCTATTGAAAAGTTTCCGAGCATTTCAAAAAATGTGTGGTGACGAGCTGTAAACCCAACGTTTTCGATATCATTTGTGCGAATTGATTTTTGAGCGTTCACGATTCTTGGATTGTCAGGAATAATACTACCATCAAAGTATTTCTTCAAGGTTGCTACACCACTGTTGATCCACAATAGAGTTGGATCTTCACGAGGCACAAGTGATTTACTTGGCTCCACAGAATGTCCTTTTTCCTTGAAAAAATCTAAAAACATTTGCCTAACATCTGCTGATTTTAATGTACTCATTTTTCTCCTCCTAAATAGATCTATCTAATTTTCAATTAAGTTAAAGTCTTTAAAAAATTAATGCGCTGTTAAAGCTCATTGTTTAGAAACTTTGAGTGTCTAAGTATGCGCTCGTTGATTCTGACGAATCGTGGGAGGCGGCGACTCCTAGGGGACTAGCACGAGGTGAAAATCACGCAAAACTCACGAATGGTGAGTTTTGGGAAGTTGAAGCCGTGCCCCCAGGAAAGCGTCCGCCTTCAAACGATTCGTCAGAATCAACACCAAACAGAGCCAAAAATAAAAAAAACCGTCCTACATAAAATTTATGCAGGGACGGCTATATCCGCGGTACCACCCTAATTATAGGTTCCAATGACCTATCAACTTTAGTGCACGTTAACGGGTGCAACACCGGCGGGGATTAGCCGCACTCAGGAATAGCTTTCAACGACACTTCACCGAGGATCTCTTTCAGCCTAGAAGATCCTTCTCTTATCAGTGGGCTGTCATCTACTGTTTCCTTCAAAGTTTTCAATATAGATATGCAGTAATTATAGAAAACGAACAGGCTCTTGTCAATAAAATCAATATGTAGCTACTGACCCCTTGAGATCAGTAGCTTTCATCATTACAACCAGCGCCTTCGAGCACGCTTCATGGTTGATCTTAATCGTTTGACCGTGGGGTTTTTACGAAATCTTTTCCGGTTACCCATCATATACATGACGGCTGCTCCCATACCCATTTTGACACCGCTATTTACTATTCGGTTCAATGAAGATCACCAACCTTTTTCTCAGTTCTCCTATTCGAAAAATAAATCGTCCAAGGACGAAACTGAGCCATCTTCTTCAATTTCATGAACATGCATTTGTCCTTCTTCGACTGTAATCTCAATTAAACATGTCCAACAATAATATTGCTGTTCACCGATTTTACCGAGATTCGACGTTTGACAGTTTGGACATTTCATACCGACAAACTCCTTTTAACCATTAGTTTGTCATTCAGCCTGCCCAAATAGCTTTATTTCTATACCCACGTGTCCAACAGTCATAGTATGTTTCAATTACATGAAGTCATAAGGCGTAATTTCTTCCTCATCGTCTTCTTCACCCATCTCGCCTTCAATAAAGTGCCGTAAACGTTCGACTAAACTCGTATTTCTTTCAAATGCATTCTCCGTCTTGACGCCCTGTAGGAAATATTCATATTCACCACAGATGATCAACGAGGATTTGCTCCGTGTAATCGCGGTGTATAATAGGTTTTTAACAAGCATTCGCTTAAATGAGCGAATAATTGGCAAAATAACAATCGGGAACTCACTACCTTGAGACTTATGGATAGAAATAGCATAAGCGTGCATAATTTGGTTAAAATCTTGTTTTGTATATCTTACTTCAAGTCCATCGTAATCAATGACGATTTCGTCTTTTTTCGATTCAGTTTCGGAACCTTTTAAAATTCCTACGATCTCACCAATATCCCCATTGTAAACTTGCTTTTCGGGTTGATTGACTAACTGAATAACTTTATCACCTGTTCGGAAGATGTGGTCGAAATGTATAATCTGTCGTTTTTGTTTACTTTCAGGATTAAAGATTTCTTGAAGAGTTTCATTTAATTGATGTATACCGACTTCTGTTCGGTACATCGGGGCTAATATCTGAATGTTTTTCTTCGAATACCCCTTATCTAAAGCTTTTCTTACGATGTTTTCCACCATAGCTAAAGTTTGGTCTTTTCTAGTTTGAATAAAGTTAAAATCCGACTTTTTAACAAGTTGGAGATCATCCACTTGATCATTCTTAATTTGGTGAGCCAACTGTACGATAAAAGAGTCTTCTTTTTGACGATAAATTTCAGTCAAGTGACTTACTGGGATACGATCACTCTTAATGAAATCTGCTAAAACTTGACCAGGTCCTACTGAAGGTAGCTGATCCTCATCCCCAACGAAGATAACCTTCATGTCTCCTGGAATAGCTTTTAATAAATGGTTAGCTAACCAAACATCAACCATTGAGAACTCATCAATGATGATTACCTTACCTTTTAATGGATTAGCAGCGTTTACTTCGAATTGATTCTCTCCGGTCCAACCGAGTAAACTATGAATTGTCTTCGCCTTCAACCCAGTAGATTCAGATAACCTTTTCGCGGCTCTTCCCGTTGGTGCGGTTAAAATATAATCCGACTTATTGACGCCTTGATGCTTCTGAAAAAGTCGATCATAGCAAGTGATGATGCCTTGGACAACCGTTGTTTTACCTGTACCAGGTCCTCCCGTCAAAATAAGCACCTTTTCTTCCAATGCTTTTTTGATGGCTTCATATTGCTCTTCACCGTAGGATAGTGATTCTTGTTCCTCGATTTCCCCTAAAGCTTTTAAGAGTGAACTTTCATCCACAGTCTCATCTTCTTTAGCATCGATAATCCTCGTTAATTGAGAGGCGATTCCTTCTTCTGCATAATAAAGTTGAGGTAAATAAACCCTGGTGTCTTCTTTCACAATGAGGTCTTCTTCCTCAAGAGCTTTGAAGTGATCTTCCACACCCAAATCCGCAGTATTTGAAATACCTTGAAACAATAACTTCATCACTTTTTCCATCAAGTAATTTTCTTCTACATATACATGTCCGTTCGATGATTCCTGTTCTAACACATGTAAAACTGCTGCCTGAATCCTTGTCGGATGGTCATGGGTAATCCCAAGCGATTGTGCAATTTCATCAGCGCGTTGAAACCCGAATCCTTCAGTAGTAAATACAAAATGATAAGGGTTTTCTTGTAGTTGTGCAATTGTCCGTTCCTGGTACTGCTGATAAATTTTCTGGGCCATTTGCAACCCGACACCATATTTAGCAAGCTCTAGAGTGACTTGCTCAAACCCTTGATTCATACGTAGGTCTTGAATGAATCTCTGTTTAGATTCCTTTTTCATACCAATTACTTGATCAAGTTCAGCTTCATTTTTCAAGATTTTTTCTACAGCGTTGATCCCGAGTGTATCGACGATTCTTTGAGCTGACTTCTTTCCAACACCGTAAAATAAATCACTCGAAAAATATTTGACCAAGTTATCTTCTGTTTTTGGCAATTCTTTTTCATATGTAAAAACTTGATATTGCTCGCCGAATTTAGGGTGTGATTTCATCGAGCCGTAAAAAATATAGTCGTTT belongs to Halalkalibacillus sediminis and includes:
- a CDS encoding ATP-dependent RecD-like DNA helicase, whose translation is MDEKSFVKGQLNHMIFHNSEEQFSIASVSVVETNETVEEEELVVKGHFPPLTHGNDYIFYGSMKSHPKFGEQYQVFTYEKELPKTEDNLVKYFSSDLFYGVGKKSAQRIVDTLGINAVEKILKNEAELDQVIGMKKESKQRFIQDLRMNQGFEQVTLELAKYGVGLQMAQKIYQQYQERTIAQLQENPYHFVFTTEGFGFQRADEIAQSLGITHDHPTRIQAAVLHVLEQESSNGHVYVEENYLMEKVMKLLFQGISNTADLGVEDHFKALEEEDLIVKEDTRVYLPQLYYAEEGIASQLTRIIDAKEDETVDESSLLKALGEIEEQESLSYGEEQYEAIKKALEEKVLILTGGPGTGKTTVVQGIITCYDRLFQKHQGVNKSDYILTAPTGRAAKRLSESTGLKAKTIHSLLGWTGENQFEVNAANPLKGKVIIIDEFSMVDVWLANHLLKAIPGDMKVIFVGDEDQLPSVGPGQVLADFIKSDRIPVSHLTEIYRQKEDSFIVQLAHQIKNDQVDDLQLVKKSDFNFIQTRKDQTLAMVENIVRKALDKGYSKKNIQILAPMYRTEVGIHQLNETLQEIFNPESKQKRQIIHFDHIFRTGDKVIQLVNQPEKQVYNGDIGEIVGILKGSETESKKDEIVIDYDGLEVRYTKQDFNQIMHAYAISIHKSQGSEFPIVILPIIRSFKRMLVKNLLYTAITRSKSSLIICGEYEYFLQGVKTENAFERNTSLVERLRHFIEGEMGEEDDEEEITPYDFM